The DNA window tccctcgaAATCGAAACGCCAAAACCGAAGCGGCAAACCAAACAGCACACGCAGCCGCGGCCACTGACCGGTGGGCCTACCGATCCGCCCCACCCCAACCCCAGCCAATCAGAGGCCACCGACCCCACAGCCACGGATCGCCGCCCCGCCCAAACTCATCTCCACCGTCCGTCCCCCATTCGACGCCTCCCCGTCCTCGCGCCCATCCGCTCCCCCCAAAAAACAATCcccatctcccctcctcctcctcctcctccctacAAATACCCGCCCAAATCCTCCGCTCAAATTTCATCCAAACTCGCCTCGAATCCGCCCCGAATCGAAGCCTAGCCTCGCCTCGGAacgctccggctccggcgagagagagagagagagagagagagagatggccCGCACGAAGCAGACGGCGCGCAAGTCGACGGGCGGGAAGGCGCCGAGGAAGCAGCTGGCGACCAAGGCGGCGCGCAAGTCGGCGCCAGCGACGGGAGGGGTGAAGAAGCCGCACCGCTTCAGGCCGGGCACCGTCGCGCTCAGGGAGATCCGCAAGTACCAGAAGAGCACGGAGCTGCTCATCCGCAAGCTCCCCTTCCAGCGCCTCGTCCGGGAGATCGCGCAGGACTTCAAGACCGACCTCCGCTTCCAGAGCTccgccgtggcggcgctgcAGGAGGCCGCCGAGGCCTACCTCGTCGGTCTCTTCGAGGACACCAACCTCTGCGCCATCCACGCGAAGCGCGTCACCATCATGCCCAAGGACAtccagctcgcgcgccgcaTCAGGGGCGAGAGGGCCTAAGGCTTGCCCGCCtccggtgccgccgcctcctcttcgATCCGGGTGCCGCTTCTTCTGTGTTCTTAGCAGCTGTCACGCTTTCAGATTTGAGTACGTAGA is part of the Oryza brachyantha chromosome 2, ObraRS2, whole genome shotgun sequence genome and encodes:
- the LOC102713718 gene encoding histone H3.2 translates to MARTKQTARKSTGGKAPRKQLATKAARKSAPATGGVKKPHRFRPGTVALREIRKYQKSTELLIRKLPFQRLVREIAQDFKTDLRFQSSAVAALQEAAEAYLVGLFEDTNLCAIHAKRVTIMPKDIQLARRIRGERA